A genomic segment from Tuwongella immobilis encodes:
- a CDS encoding glycosyltransferase family 4 protein: MPSLTPTMQSLKRMFSAPRSILRRARDWWRGETASSYFSIRNPRVLNPLLQECGVAPLELSGADLESDDRQAVRFILALLSSRPWFARQFPKALSAGTTGEFGKWLFEVATEKYDLSPVAIARLRAVWDADPARRVKRVYELRSDLRAAFPLGLLPCGRREYLQWLLVHGPSNLGLEPEECLWMMFELEEDLPGALAATYLHQPEWQTKFPHALTIFGWQTFQRWLQAEYQLNSRWSKCLEFPARYRSWDELQLLLAAQPELKASFPAAQANLGDVNAVLAWLRRQPVPQPNSAWQHQLRAEFEQGIPQQLAVNLIGHFRYLSGLQEAAHALGRALERANVRCGRRDIPVLFETNWADRERYQEIETHEISIATVAVNSFLNEQIPFSGMRLRSDVHRIAVWYWELEEVPHVWQHADDAVSEIWAPTRFIADAFRARFRRPVVTMLPGVELPKVPHIDRSEWGFHKDECVFLFVFDMASMMVRKNPIGLIEAFGRAFPKQSGAKLVIKVNRSHRYPQERQQLLEAASKVGATVLEGLWPRERVLGLMQAADAFVSLHRSEGLGLTMAEAMLLGKPVIASGYSGNLDFMTSDNSLLVDTKRVLIQEDVGPYPKGIGWGDPCLDHAAHWMRWIRENPQAARDLGARAKLDLESQLSLQAFGQRMLARLQQIQAERRSRN, from the coding sequence ATGCCCTCGCTGACCCCAACGATGCAAAGTCTCAAACGCATGTTTAGCGCACCGCGATCGATTCTGCGTCGGGCACGTGATTGGTGGCGTGGAGAAACCGCTTCTTCGTATTTCTCCATTCGCAATCCGCGCGTGCTCAATCCGCTGCTGCAAGAATGCGGCGTTGCACCGTTGGAGTTATCCGGAGCCGATCTCGAATCCGACGATCGCCAAGCCGTCCGATTTATCCTCGCGCTGTTGTCCAGCCGACCGTGGTTTGCTCGGCAATTTCCGAAAGCGTTATCGGCTGGCACAACCGGCGAATTCGGCAAATGGTTGTTCGAGGTTGCGACGGAAAAATATGATCTCTCCCCGGTCGCCATCGCACGATTGCGAGCCGTCTGGGATGCCGATCCCGCCCGCCGAGTCAAGCGCGTCTACGAACTTCGTAGTGATCTCCGCGCGGCATTTCCGTTGGGATTGCTCCCCTGCGGACGCCGTGAATATCTCCAATGGTTGCTCGTTCACGGCCCCTCGAATCTGGGATTGGAACCCGAGGAATGCCTGTGGATGATGTTCGAATTGGAAGAAGATCTTCCCGGTGCCCTGGCCGCGACTTATTTGCATCAGCCGGAATGGCAGACAAAATTCCCGCACGCGTTGACGATTTTCGGCTGGCAAACATTCCAACGATGGCTGCAAGCGGAATATCAACTGAACTCCCGATGGAGCAAGTGCTTGGAGTTTCCCGCGCGGTATCGCTCGTGGGATGAATTGCAGTTGCTTTTGGCCGCGCAACCGGAATTGAAGGCGAGCTTTCCCGCAGCGCAAGCCAATCTCGGCGATGTGAATGCCGTCTTGGCATGGCTACGACGACAACCTGTGCCACAACCGAATTCCGCCTGGCAACACCAGCTTCGTGCCGAATTCGAGCAGGGGATTCCGCAGCAACTCGCCGTCAATCTGATTGGTCACTTCCGATATCTCAGCGGACTCCAAGAAGCCGCCCATGCATTGGGACGGGCTTTGGAGCGTGCCAATGTTCGTTGCGGACGCCGCGACATTCCGGTGCTGTTCGAGACGAATTGGGCCGACCGCGAACGCTATCAGGAAATCGAAACCCACGAAATTAGTATCGCGACCGTCGCGGTGAATTCGTTCCTGAACGAACAGATTCCGTTTAGCGGCATGCGGTTGCGTTCGGATGTGCATCGAATCGCGGTCTGGTATTGGGAATTGGAAGAAGTACCGCACGTTTGGCAGCATGCGGATGATGCGGTCTCCGAAATTTGGGCCCCCACGCGATTCATCGCCGATGCGTTCCGCGCTCGGTTTCGTCGCCCCGTGGTGACGATGTTGCCCGGGGTCGAGCTGCCCAAAGTGCCGCACATCGACCGTAGCGAGTGGGGATTCCACAAGGATGAATGCGTCTTTCTGTTCGTCTTTGACATGGCGAGCATGATGGTCCGCAAGAATCCGATTGGCCTCATCGAGGCGTTCGGGCGAGCGTTTCCGAAACAGTCGGGGGCCAAGCTGGTCATCAAGGTCAATCGATCGCATCGGTATCCGCAAGAACGTCAGCAATTGCTGGAAGCCGCGAGCAAAGTCGGGGCGACGGTTCTCGAAGGGCTGTGGCCACGGGAGCGCGTGCTGGGACTGATGCAGGCGGCGGATGCGTTCGTCTCGCTGCATCGCTCCGAAGGCTTGGGGCTGACGATGGCCGAGGCGATGCTGTTGGGGAAACCCGTCATCGCCAGCGGGTATTCGGGCAATCTCGATTTCATGACATCGGACAATAGTTTGCTCGTTGATACCAAGCGCGTGTTGATTCAAGAAGATGTGGGACCGTATCCGAAGGGGATCGGCTGGGGCGATCCGTGCTTGGATCACGCGGCCCACTGGATGCGTTGGATTCGAGAAAATCCCCAGGCGGCACGCGATCTTGGTGCCCGTGCTAAATTGGATCTGGAGTCGCAATTGTCGCTGCAAGCCTTTGGCCAACGCATGCTTGCGCGATTGCA